From a single Gracilimonas sp. genomic region:
- the nth gene encoding endonuclease III yields MSNKDEPKLPKLPRKSNKQKERAEEILQELYVHYPNPHCELNHRNPFELLIATILSAQCTDVRVNKTTPALFETYPTPELMKDAPLEELEELVRSTGFYRNKAKSLKETSQILVDEFDGEVPQNMKDLLKLRGAARKTANVVLGNAFNINVGVVVDTHVKRISNRFGLTKEKKNTNKIEKDLMALFPRENWTDLSHLMIHHGRNACKARISEAPDHPLCKKYGVNCECRKMRTEEH; encoded by the coding sequence ATGTCCAATAAAGACGAACCGAAACTTCCGAAGCTTCCCAGAAAGTCAAATAAGCAGAAAGAGCGAGCGGAAGAAATTCTCCAGGAATTATATGTTCATTACCCAAATCCGCATTGCGAGTTAAATCACCGGAATCCCTTTGAGCTGCTGATTGCAACCATACTGAGTGCCCAGTGCACCGACGTTCGGGTCAACAAAACCACTCCGGCTTTATTTGAGACCTACCCTACACCGGAGCTCATGAAAGACGCACCGCTTGAGGAGCTGGAAGAATTGGTTCGTTCAACCGGCTTCTACCGGAATAAGGCAAAGTCGCTTAAAGAAACCTCGCAGATCTTAGTGGACGAGTTTGACGGTGAAGTTCCGCAAAACATGAAAGATTTATTGAAGCTAAGAGGGGCGGCGAGAAAAACAGCCAATGTAGTATTGGGAAATGCTTTCAATATTAATGTGGGCGTGGTGGTTGATACGCACGTGAAGCGAATTTCGAACCGCTTTGGCCTCACCAAAGAGAAAAAGAATACCAATAAAATTGAGAAGGATTTAATGGCCTTATTTCCCAGGGAGAACTGGACCGACCTTTCGCACCTGATGATCCACCACGGACGTAACGCCTGTAAAGCCCGTATTTCGGAAGCCCCGGATCACCCCTTATGCAAAAAGTACGGTGTGAATTGTGAGTGCCGTAAGATGCGGACGGAAGAACATTGA
- a CDS encoding energy transducer TonB — MIKYQGSSPISRPSSTVESVTQDSSKETPHTVIVLSVPVLEGGNRALRNRIEYPDEAIENNIEGIVSILFTINEDGSTSNFEVLQEIGYGCEEMVIKAIQNSKFETGQLNHQVNARYRWMVSVEFKL; from the coding sequence ATGATAAAATATCAAGGCTCCTCCCCTATTTCCCGGCCTTCTTCAACAGTAGAATCAGTAACTCAAGACTCTTCAAAAGAGACACCCCATACTGTGATTGTACTTTCAGTTCCTGTTCTTGAAGGAGGAAACAGAGCTCTGAGAAATAGAATTGAGTATCCAGATGAGGCAATTGAAAACAATATTGAGGGAATTGTAAGTATCCTGTTCACCATAAATGAAGATGGCAGCACTTCAAATTTCGAAGTACTTCAGGAAATCGGATACGGATGTGAAGAAATGGTAATTAAAGCCATTCAGAATTCTAAATTCGAAACAGGTCAACTTAATCACCAGGTAAATGCCCGCTACAGATGGATGGTAAGTGTAGAGTTTAAATTATAG
- a CDS encoding glycine--tRNA ligase translates to MSNLDNLDKIVSLAKARGFIFQSSEIYGGLSAVYDYGPLGVELKRNIRNAWWKEMTRRHDNIVGVDAAIFMHPKVWEASGHVGGFNDPMIDDKQSKKRYRADMLIEQHIEKLRKDDKHEEANAIQEKLDTCGSRKSLTEDLHEIIMENEIRAPESGAFDWTEVRQFNLMFKTQFGSTSTEEEGVYLRPETAQGIFVNYKNVMDTSRTTIPFGIAQTGKAFRNEVVARQFVFRMREFEQMEMQYFVKPGTDEAEYEKWLEKRLEWHKKMGIREENLRTAPHPEDKLAHYARAAADIQYKYPIGWQEVEGIHNRTDFDLKQHTEHSGKKLDYYDQKNQERFVPYVIETSVGLDRLTLMVLCDAYREEEVDGDTRTVLKLNPKIAPTQVGIFPLIKKDKLQDLAHKIEEDLREEFSVLYDESGSIGKRYRRQDEAGTPFCVTVDFDGVESEGEDTVTIRYRDDMSQDRVPVSRLAEVIRDGMKDWKPE, encoded by the coding sequence ATGTCGAATCTGGACAACCTCGATAAAATTGTATCACTGGCAAAAGCCCGTGGTTTCATCTTCCAATCCTCGGAAATTTATGGCGGACTTAGTGCCGTGTATGATTACGGACCCCTCGGTGTAGAACTCAAAAGAAATATCCGTAATGCCTGGTGGAAAGAGATGACACGCCGCCACGATAATATCGTGGGAGTAGATGCAGCTATTTTTATGCATCCCAAAGTATGGGAAGCCAGTGGCCATGTTGGCGGATTTAACGATCCGATGATCGACGACAAGCAGTCCAAAAAACGCTACCGTGCCGATATGCTGATTGAGCAGCACATTGAGAAGCTGCGAAAAGATGATAAACACGAAGAAGCAAATGCTATCCAGGAAAAGCTGGATACCTGCGGTTCCCGAAAAAGCCTAACGGAAGATCTGCACGAAATCATCATGGAAAACGAGATTCGTGCCCCAGAGTCCGGAGCTTTTGACTGGACCGAAGTGCGCCAGTTCAACCTGATGTTTAAGACTCAGTTTGGTTCTACTTCAACCGAAGAAGAGGGTGTTTATCTTCGGCCTGAAACTGCTCAAGGGATCTTTGTGAATTATAAGAACGTAATGGATACCTCCAGAACCACTATTCCGTTTGGTATCGCCCAAACCGGAAAGGCATTTCGTAATGAGGTTGTAGCCCGACAGTTTGTATTTCGTATGCGGGAATTTGAGCAGATGGAAATGCAATACTTCGTGAAACCGGGCACCGATGAAGCCGAATATGAGAAATGGCTGGAGAAACGACTGGAGTGGCATAAGAAAATGGGGATTCGGGAAGAAAACCTGAGGACGGCCCCGCATCCGGAAGATAAGCTTGCCCACTATGCGCGGGCTGCGGCTGACATTCAGTATAAATACCCCATCGGCTGGCAGGAAGTGGAAGGTATACACAACCGAACAGACTTTGACTTAAAACAACACACTGAGCATTCCGGTAAAAAACTGGATTACTACGATCAGAAAAACCAGGAGCGGTTTGTCCCTTATGTGATTGAGACTTCGGTTGGGCTCGATCGACTGACGCTGATGGTGCTTTGTGATGCTTATCGTGAGGAAGAGGTAGATGGCGATACCCGAACTGTATTGAAGTTGAATCCAAAAATTGCTCCAACACAGGTTGGTATTTTCCCGCTTATCAAAAAAGACAAGCTTCAGGATCTGGCACATAAGATTGAAGAAGATCTCCGTGAAGAATTTTCAGTGCTGTATGATGAGTCCGGATCCATTGGAAAACGCTATCGCCGACAGGATGAAGCCGGGACGCCGTTTTGTGTAACCGTAGATTTTGACGGCGTGGAATCAGAAGGTGAAGATACCGTGACCATCCGTTACCGCGATGATATGAGTCAGGACCGGGTGCCTGTTTCCAGACTTGCAGAAGTGATCCGGGACGGCATGAAGGACTGGAAACCGGAGTAG
- a CDS encoding lamin tail domain-containing protein, which yields MKKFFSTVLLLMIALSTSAFAQIKINEIVASNASSHADQNGDNDDWVELYNAGSVSVNLAGMYVSDDSSQLDKWQIPSGQSATTTISPGEFLILWFDKETEQGALHVDMKLSADGEAVILTEPDGETLIDSVSFGAQTTDIAWGRVPDGSGTFKFLNPTPEASNNGSQISEQAEKPAFSLESGFYSGSEVIGISSATENAEIRYEIGGSAPTPNSPLYENPITVDSSSVIRAMAFAPGFAASEIATNSYFFEDPHTIPLVSFVMEPDSLFDYDKGMYVIGDSSEASDDYPWFGANFWEEWEYPVHIEYMKPGGSVEFEFDAGASIGGNFSRAFPKKSFIINNNADYGIDELEYELFPENDYDTYDGFGLRAGAEERSRLLNELMYTINKQWGHKNAMQAYEPVAMYINGKYWGIYNLQERKNDDFVESRYGYDDIDMIKDYDEVKDGTYDAYQELLDVFQDESLTEPEFFIMADSLIDLESFTDHWIYQVYSSHGDPNNLRYWRPQTVDGKWYFISHDFDWWRNLDNEPGTYIPVFTQYLKKDPAGFWLIGRMMQNPTYREIFLNRLADMLNTAFKPDYMISLIDSIDTAINPEMPRDIERWDEGWYDNSGPTDYSMEYFYYGLKEEDYGLAVPYVLDYPDFIYAEIQDTLQTDTVRVHLAQTSEGSIQLNSITPDLSSQDWSGIYFEGTTITLEVTPEPGLELEHWLVDGEQAGQNNVLTVELGTTPVEIEAAFQPVVNDEIVINEINYNPSDDFDAGDWIELYNYSETTIDLSGWVYKDEDDEHEFVIPNGTSIASGGYLVITNDTAAFKQLHPNAEFVKGEADFGLSGSGDQVRIFNPNNSLIDFVEYNDEEPWPLEADGNGATLALIDYELDNSLAESWMASKETGGTPSASNDGVINSSEEDGNAPKAFALHQNYPNPFNPTTRISFSLAKASSVEIIVYNMLGQEVKKLMKEPMKSGEHTLTFDARNLPSGVYIYRLTAGKFSETKKMILLK from the coding sequence ATGAAAAAATTCTTTTCTACTGTTCTGCTTTTAATGATTGCTTTGAGCACCTCAGCTTTCGCCCAAATTAAAATCAATGAAATTGTTGCCTCTAACGCATCTTCTCATGCTGACCAAAATGGGGATAACGACGATTGGGTTGAGCTCTACAATGCCGGTTCTGTTTCCGTTAACCTTGCGGGGATGTACGTCTCTGATGATTCCTCACAGCTCGACAAATGGCAGATTCCATCCGGACAAAGTGCAACCACCACCATTTCCCCGGGAGAGTTTCTGATTCTTTGGTTTGATAAAGAAACCGAACAAGGCGCACTACATGTGGACATGAAATTAAGCGCCGATGGTGAAGCAGTGATACTCACCGAGCCTGATGGAGAAACCCTTATCGACTCCGTTTCTTTTGGAGCGCAAACGACAGATATAGCCTGGGGAAGAGTGCCCGACGGTAGCGGGACTTTCAAATTCCTGAACCCTACTCCCGAAGCAAGCAATAACGGCAGTCAAATTTCCGAACAAGCCGAGAAACCGGCTTTTTCTCTGGAATCTGGTTTCTATTCAGGCTCAGAAGTCATCGGAATTTCATCAGCTACTGAAAATGCGGAGATACGATACGAAATTGGCGGATCGGCTCCCACTCCCAACTCACCACTATATGAAAACCCTATAACCGTTGATTCCTCTTCCGTGATCCGGGCTATGGCTTTTGCTCCCGGTTTTGCAGCAAGTGAAATCGCGACCAACAGCTATTTCTTTGAAGACCCGCACACCATCCCCCTGGTGTCATTTGTGATGGAACCCGACAGTCTCTTCGATTATGACAAAGGAATGTATGTAATCGGAGATTCCTCAGAAGCCAGTGATGACTATCCGTGGTTTGGAGCCAACTTTTGGGAAGAATGGGAGTACCCGGTGCATATTGAATATATGAAGCCCGGTGGGTCGGTCGAATTTGAATTTGATGCAGGAGCCAGTATCGGTGGCAACTTCAGCCGGGCTTTCCCTAAAAAATCATTCATCATCAATAACAATGCCGATTACGGGATCGATGAGCTGGAGTATGAGCTTTTCCCCGAAAACGATTATGACACTTACGATGGATTTGGCCTGCGGGCCGGAGCCGAAGAACGATCTCGCCTGCTCAATGAATTGATGTACACCATCAACAAACAATGGGGCCACAAAAATGCCATGCAGGCTTATGAGCCGGTGGCAATGTACATCAACGGCAAGTACTGGGGTATTTATAATTTACAGGAGCGCAAAAACGATGATTTTGTTGAATCCCGCTATGGATATGATGACATCGACATGATTAAGGACTACGATGAAGTTAAAGATGGCACCTATGATGCCTACCAGGAGCTACTGGATGTTTTTCAGGATGAATCTCTGACGGAACCGGAATTTTTCATCATGGCGGATTCCCTCATCGACCTGGAAAGCTTTACCGACCACTGGATTTACCAGGTGTACAGTTCTCACGGCGATCCCAACAACTTACGGTACTGGAGGCCGCAAACGGTGGATGGCAAGTGGTATTTTATTTCCCATGATTTTGACTGGTGGAGAAACCTGGACAATGAGCCCGGCACCTACATCCCGGTTTTTACTCAATACTTAAAGAAAGATCCGGCAGGATTCTGGCTCATCGGCCGGATGATGCAAAACCCCACCTACCGGGAAATCTTCCTGAATCGCCTTGCTGATATGCTGAATACCGCTTTTAAGCCGGATTATATGATCAGCTTAATCGATTCCATAGACACCGCCATCAACCCGGAAATGCCGAGAGATATTGAACGCTGGGATGAAGGCTGGTATGACAACAGCGGTCCTACCGATTACAGCATGGAGTATTTTTACTATGGATTGAAAGAAGAAGACTACGGTCTTGCGGTTCCTTATGTGCTCGATTACCCGGACTTCATTTATGCTGAAATTCAGGATACCCTGCAAACCGATACGGTACGGGTGCACCTTGCTCAAACTTCTGAAGGCAGCATACAACTCAATTCCATCACTCCGGATTTATCCAGTCAGGATTGGTCGGGAATTTATTTCGAAGGTACTACCATCACCTTAGAGGTTACGCCGGAGCCCGGACTGGAACTGGAGCACTGGCTGGTTGATGGCGAGCAAGCCGGTCAAAACAATGTACTAACTGTTGAGCTAGGCACAACGCCCGTAGAAATTGAAGCTGCTTTCCAGCCGGTTGTTAACGATGAAATTGTTATCAACGAAATTAACTACAACCCCAGCGATGACTTTGATGCCGGTGACTGGATTGAACTGTACAACTATTCTGAAACCACCATCGATCTTTCTGGTTGGGTGTATAAGGATGAGGACGACGAGCACGAATTTGTAATTCCAAACGGCACTTCTATTGCCTCAGGAGGTTATTTAGTGATCACCAATGATACGGCTGCTTTCAAACAGCTGCACCCAAATGCTGAATTCGTAAAAGGAGAAGCCGATTTCGGATTGAGCGGTTCAGGAGATCAGGTTCGGATTTTTAACCCGAATAATTCTTTAATCGACTTTGTGGAGTATAACGATGAAGAACCATGGCCATTAGAAGCTGACGGAAATGGTGCAACGCTGGCTTTAATAGATTATGAACTTGACAACTCATTGGCCGAAAGCTGGATGGCATCTAAAGAAACAGGCGGCACCCCTTCTGCTTCTAACGATGGAGTCATAAACAGCAGTGAAGAAGATGGGAATGCACCTAAAGCTTTTGCTTTACACCAAAATTACCCAAACCCGTTTAACCCAACAACGCGAATTTCTTTCTCATTGGCCAAGGCCTCGTCGGTGGAGATAATTGTGTATAACATGCTTGGGCAGGAAGTGAAGAAACTTATGAAAGAGCCCATGAAAAGCGGGGAACACACCCTCACTTTTGACGCACGCAACCTGCCGAGTGGAGTGTATATCTACCGACTAACTGCCGGGAAGTTCAGTGAAACCAAAAAAATGATTCTGTTGAAATAA